In Streptomyces alboniger, the following are encoded in one genomic region:
- a CDS encoding GNAT family N-acetyltransferase, which translates to MNSPSWPVELTDGDVSLRPIKLRDQRAWREVNRRNRDWLRPWEATIPPPTASGPIVHRPTYRQMVRHLRAEAGAGRMLPFVIEYQGRLVGQLTVAGITWGSMCSAHVGYWVDESVAGRGVMPTAVALAVDHCFRAVGLHRIEVCIRPENTPSRRVVEKLGFREEGLRPRYLHIDGAWRDHLVFALTAEEVPEGLLSRWHRARPRNTA; encoded by the coding sequence CTGAACAGCCCTTCCTGGCCCGTCGAGCTGACGGACGGCGATGTCTCCCTCCGCCCGATAAAGTTGCGCGACCAGCGTGCCTGGCGTGAGGTCAACCGGCGCAACCGCGACTGGCTGCGCCCCTGGGAGGCCACGATCCCGCCGCCCACGGCCAGCGGCCCGATCGTGCACCGGCCCACCTACCGCCAGATGGTCCGCCATCTGCGCGCCGAGGCGGGGGCGGGCCGGATGCTGCCGTTCGTCATCGAGTACCAGGGCCGCCTCGTCGGGCAGTTGACGGTAGCGGGCATCACCTGGGGATCGATGTGCTCGGCCCACGTCGGCTACTGGGTCGACGAGTCCGTCGCGGGCCGGGGGGTCATGCCGACCGCCGTGGCGCTCGCCGTGGACCACTGCTTCCGCGCGGTCGGGCTGCACCGTATCGAGGTCTGTATTCGCCCCGAGAACACGCCGAGCCGACGGGTCGTTGAGAAACTCGGATTCCGCGAGGAGGGGCTTCGTCCACGCTATCTCCACATCGACGGGGCCTGGCGCGATCACCTCGTCTTCGCGCTCACCGCGGAAGAGGTGCCGGAGGGGTTGTTGAGCCGCTGGCACCGGGCGCGACCTCGGAACACCGCCTAG
- a CDS encoding MogA/MoaB family molybdenum cofactor biosynthesis protein, whose translation MSGPEAPYTALVVTASNRAAAGVYADRGGPLIAEGLTALGFAVEGPRVVPDGDPVERALRAGAEAGHDVIVTTGGTGISPTDRTPEATRRVIDHEVPGIAEAIRAYGRDKVPTAVLSRGLAGVAGRTLIVNLPGSTGGVRDGLAVLGPLLRHAVDQLRGGDHPGSGGQSGPSGGTS comes from the coding sequence ATGAGCGGCCCGGAAGCCCCGTACACGGCGCTGGTCGTGACGGCCTCGAACCGCGCGGCAGCGGGCGTCTACGCCGACCGGGGCGGCCCCCTGATCGCCGAGGGCCTGACCGCGCTCGGCTTCGCCGTCGAAGGGCCGCGGGTCGTCCCCGACGGCGACCCCGTCGAGCGGGCCCTGCGCGCCGGGGCCGAGGCCGGCCACGACGTGATCGTCACCACCGGCGGCACCGGCATCTCACCCACCGACCGCACCCCGGAGGCCACCCGCCGCGTCATCGACCACGAGGTGCCCGGCATCGCGGAGGCGATCCGTGCGTACGGCAGGGACAAGGTCCCCACGGCGGTGCTCTCCCGGGGCCTCGCCGGAGTCGCGGGCCGCACGCTCATCGTGAACCTGCCGGGCTCCACAGGAGGCGTACGCGACGGTCTCGCCGTCCTGGGGCCCCTGCTGCGGCACGCCGTCGACCAGCTGCGCGGCGGCGACCATCCCGGATCGGGCGGCCAGTCCGGACCATCGGGGGGTACGAGCTGA
- the moaC gene encoding cyclic pyranopterin monophosphate synthase MoaC yields the protein MTAISRGDTPGSPEQQRLTHIDEAGAARMVDVSAKDVTARTAHASGRVLVSPRVIELLRGEGVPKGDALATARIAGIMGAKRTPDLIPLCHPLAVSGVKLDLSVTDDAVEILATVRTTDRTGVEMEALTAVSVAALTVIDMVKAVDKGAVITDVRVEEKTGGKSGDWSREGAGA from the coding sequence ATGACCGCGATTTCCCGGGGGGACACCCCCGGATCCCCTGAGCAGCAGCGACTGACGCACATCGACGAGGCGGGCGCGGCCCGCATGGTCGACGTCTCCGCGAAGGACGTCACCGCGCGCACCGCCCACGCCAGCGGCCGCGTCCTGGTCTCGCCGCGCGTGATCGAACTCCTGCGGGGCGAAGGCGTCCCCAAGGGCGACGCCCTGGCCACCGCCCGGATCGCCGGGATCATGGGTGCCAAGCGCACCCCTGACCTGATTCCGCTCTGCCACCCGCTGGCCGTCTCCGGAGTGAAGCTCGACCTCTCCGTGACGGACGACGCCGTCGAGATCCTCGCCACGGTCAGGACGACGGACCGTACGGGCGTCGAGATGGAGGCCCTCACCGCGGTGAGCGTCGCGGCCCTCACGGTGATCGACATGGTCAAGGCCGTCGACAAGGGCGCCGTCATCACGGACGTACGCGTCGAGGAGAAGACGGGCGGCAAGTCCGGGGACTGGAGCCGCGAAGGAGCGGGCGCATGA
- the glp gene encoding gephyrin-like molybdotransferase Glp, whose translation MSSSTTTPTTGQDALWSVEEHLDDILTTVRPLEPIELQLLDAQGCVLVEDVTVPVSLPPFDNSSMDGYAVRVADVAGASEEFPAVLRVIGDVAAGAGRQPTVGAGQAARIMTGAPLPPGAEAVVPVEWTDGGLGEGPVSGMRAHSAAPEGASGEVRVHRPAEARAHVRARGSDVRAGDRALTAGTVLGPPQIALLAAIGRGTVKVRPRPRVVVMSTGSELIQPGETLADGQIYDSNSFALTSAARDAGAIAYRVGAVADDAETLRSTIEDQLIRADLIVTTGGVSVGAYDVVKEALTSIGDPDEETGIGAGSGVEFRKLAMQPGKPQGFGSIGPDHTPLLALPGNPVSSYVSFELFVRPAIRTLMGLPEVHRSTTRVELAADEALRSPAGRRQFLRGKYDAEAGSVTPVGGSGSHLIAALAQANALIVVPEGTTSVEPGTDVEVVLLG comes from the coding sequence TTGAGCAGCAGCACGACGACACCGACCACCGGCCAGGACGCACTCTGGTCGGTGGAAGAGCATCTGGACGACATCCTCACGACCGTCCGCCCGCTCGAACCCATCGAGCTCCAGCTCCTCGACGCCCAGGGCTGTGTCCTCGTCGAGGACGTCACGGTGCCCGTCTCGCTGCCGCCCTTCGACAACAGCTCCATGGACGGGTACGCGGTGCGGGTCGCCGATGTCGCGGGCGCGAGCGAGGAGTTCCCCGCCGTCCTGCGCGTCATCGGCGACGTGGCCGCGGGCGCGGGCCGGCAGCCCACCGTCGGCGCCGGCCAGGCCGCCCGCATCATGACCGGCGCCCCGCTGCCGCCCGGGGCCGAGGCCGTCGTCCCCGTGGAGTGGACCGACGGGGGCCTCGGGGAGGGCCCCGTCTCCGGGATGCGCGCCCACAGCGCCGCCCCGGAGGGCGCCTCCGGAGAGGTCCGCGTGCACCGCCCGGCCGAGGCACGCGCGCACGTACGCGCGCGGGGCAGCGACGTCCGGGCAGGCGACCGCGCCCTGACCGCGGGCACCGTCCTCGGCCCGCCGCAGATCGCCCTGCTCGCCGCGATCGGCCGCGGCACGGTGAAGGTGCGCCCCCGCCCGCGCGTGGTCGTCATGTCCACCGGCAGCGAACTGATCCAGCCCGGCGAGACGTTGGCGGACGGTCAGATCTACGACTCCAACAGCTTCGCCCTCACCTCCGCGGCCCGCGACGCCGGAGCCATCGCCTACCGCGTGGGCGCGGTCGCCGACGACGCCGAGACACTGCGCTCCACGATCGAGGACCAGCTGATCCGCGCCGACCTCATCGTCACCACCGGAGGCGTCAGCGTGGGCGCGTACGACGTCGTGAAGGAGGCCCTGACCTCCATCGGCGACCCGGACGAGGAGACCGGCATCGGGGCGGGCAGCGGCGTGGAGTTCCGCAAGCTGGCCATGCAGCCGGGCAAGCCGCAGGGCTTCGGCTCCATCGGCCCCGACCACACCCCCCTGCTCGCGCTGCCGGGCAACCCCGTCTCGTCGTACGTCTCGTTCGAACTCTTCGTCCGTCCCGCGATCCGCACCCTGATGGGCCTCCCCGAGGTCCACCGGTCCACCACGCGCGTGGAGCTGGCCGCGGACGAGGCGCTGCGCTCGCCCGCGGGGCGCCGCCAGTTCCTCCGGGGGAAGTACGACGCCGAGGCGGGCAGCGTGACGCCCGTCGGCGGCTCCGGTTCCCATCTGATCGCCGCGCTCGCGCAGGCCAACGCACTGATCGTCGTCCCGGAGGGCACCACATCGGTGGAGCCCGGCACGGACGTCGAGGTGGTCCTGCTCGGCTGA